A window from Polyangium spumosum encodes these proteins:
- a CDS encoding monovalent cation:proton antiporter-2 (CPA2) family protein, giving the protein MLTQSALFLAAAVVAVPLFKRLGLGSVLGYLAAGAVIGPSGMKLAGEVEQTLHFAELGVVLLLFLIGLELQPSRLWKMRAIVFGLGGAQVALTTGVITLLGRALGAPWTAALVAGIGVSMSSTAFATQILGEKNELGAPHGRAAFGILLFQDLVAIPVLALVPLLGPAPATSSGSSLKHALVVVAVIAGLVIAGRYLLRPAFRFIAQAHSHELSTASALLVVLGTALIMAQVGLSMALGAFIAGVLLADSEYRHELEANIEPFKGLLLGLFFMAVGMSANLGVVLERPIVVIALVIGLVAVKLGVLFALGRALKLPSRSAASLGVSISQGGEFAFVIFGVGKGALVLDTKTVELLVVVVTLSMAVTPLLFMARDAITRRLAAQDRRSFDQIPDENSRVIIAGFGRFGQIIGRVLRLKRIAFTALDASATHVDFVRRFGNKIYYGDASRVDLLRAARADRAEVFVLAVDDMDASMRTLRVVQEHFPHLKIVARARNRQHAYALLDAGVSTVIRENFAGSLEASRLTLEELGLPASDARETVRKFGDYDEIMVRKAYVHRNDEKALVESAKQYAAELERLFEQDAQGGA; this is encoded by the coding sequence ATGCTCACCCAATCTGCCCTCTTCCTCGCCGCGGCCGTCGTCGCGGTCCCCCTCTTCAAGCGCCTCGGCCTCGGCTCGGTGCTCGGTTATCTCGCGGCCGGCGCGGTGATCGGCCCCTCGGGCATGAAGCTCGCCGGCGAGGTCGAGCAGACGCTGCACTTCGCCGAGCTCGGCGTCGTGCTCCTCCTGTTCCTCATCGGCCTCGAGCTCCAGCCGAGCCGCCTGTGGAAGATGCGGGCGATCGTGTTCGGCCTGGGCGGCGCGCAGGTCGCGCTCACGACGGGCGTGATCACGCTGCTCGGCCGCGCGCTCGGCGCGCCGTGGACGGCGGCGCTCGTCGCGGGCATCGGCGTGTCCATGTCGTCCACCGCGTTCGCCACGCAGATCCTCGGCGAAAAAAACGAGCTCGGCGCGCCCCACGGCCGCGCCGCGTTTGGCATCCTCCTGTTCCAGGACCTCGTGGCCATCCCGGTCCTCGCGCTCGTGCCCCTGCTCGGGCCCGCCCCCGCGACCTCCTCCGGCAGCTCGTTGAAGCACGCGCTCGTCGTCGTCGCCGTCATCGCCGGGCTCGTGATCGCGGGCCGCTACCTCCTCCGCCCGGCGTTTCGTTTCATCGCGCAGGCGCACAGCCACGAGCTGTCCACGGCCTCGGCGCTGCTCGTCGTCCTCGGGACGGCGCTCATCATGGCGCAGGTCGGGCTCTCGATGGCGCTCGGCGCGTTCATCGCCGGCGTCCTGCTCGCCGATTCGGAGTACCGGCACGAGCTCGAGGCGAACATCGAGCCGTTCAAGGGCCTGCTCCTCGGGCTGTTCTTCATGGCGGTCGGCATGTCGGCGAACCTCGGCGTCGTCCTCGAGCGGCCGATCGTGGTGATCGCGCTCGTGATCGGCCTCGTGGCCGTGAAGCTCGGCGTGCTCTTCGCGCTCGGCCGCGCGCTCAAGCTCCCGTCGCGCTCGGCGGCGAGCCTCGGCGTGTCCATCTCGCAGGGCGGCGAGTTCGCGTTCGTCATTTTCGGCGTGGGCAAAGGGGCCCTGGTCCTCGACACGAAGACGGTGGAGCTGCTCGTCGTCGTCGTGACGCTGTCGATGGCCGTCACGCCGCTGCTCTTCATGGCGCGCGACGCGATCACCCGGCGCCTCGCCGCGCAGGATCGGCGCTCGTTCGACCAGATCCCCGACGAGAACAGCCGCGTGATCATCGCCGGGTTCGGGCGCTTCGGCCAGATCATCGGCCGCGTGCTCCGGCTCAAGCGGATCGCGTTCACGGCGCTCGACGCGAGCGCCACGCACGTGGATTTCGTGCGTCGCTTCGGCAACAAGATCTATTACGGCGACGCCTCGCGCGTCGATCTCCTGCGGGCCGCGCGGGCCGACCGGGCCGAGGTCTTCGTCCTCGCCGTCGACGACATGGACGCCTCCATGCGCACGCTGCGCGTCGTGCAGGAGCATTTCCCCCACCTCAAGATCGTCGCGCGGGCGCGCAACCGGCAGCACGCGTATGCGCTGCTCGACGCCGGCGTCTCCACGGTCATCCGCGAGAACTTCGCGGGCAGCCTGGAGGCGTCGCGGCTCACGCTGGAGGAGCTCGGCCTGCCCGCGAGCGACGCGCGCGAGACCGTGCGCAAGTTCGGCGACTACGACGAGATCATGGTCCGCAAGGCGTACGTGCACCGCAACGACGAGAAGGCGCTCGTCGAATCGGCGAAGCAATACGCGGCCGAGCTCGAGCGGCTCTTCGAACAAGACGCGCAGGGCGGGGCCTGA
- a CDS encoding DUF2169 family type VI secretion system accessory protein, which yields MNFEALVENISWASVGADVMMDRHGRDVAVVVAKMAYKVSREGAPRLALAPVRRVDEGDGAAGVRFPADLVADEKPGTDVGLVGVAYPPPRSAGNKGRVYAWLQVGSIRKVVVVHGPRVYVKSWRGGVAPSDPAPLVEPVPLRYDKCQGGLDPISGAFEPSNPIGVGFSSQPTRLLGEPCPQLEPASIEEGGAPSHPSHGCFAPIPAHWEPRRSRIGTHDAAWAKGRAPVRPRDFDPMHHAWSVPGLHSEAPLVGDEQIEVGGILPEGAWRFRLPRYTITFGSLIDGKREAIEAHLDGLLIDTETRVVELTWRASIVLPRKWERLERIYVVGVGALPEDVIRDPGQRVGTARAAEPARARSV from the coding sequence ATGAATTTCGAGGCGCTCGTCGAGAACATCAGCTGGGCGAGCGTCGGCGCCGACGTGATGATGGACCGCCACGGCCGTGACGTCGCCGTCGTCGTCGCCAAGATGGCCTACAAGGTGAGCCGCGAGGGCGCGCCGCGGCTCGCGCTCGCGCCGGTGCGCCGCGTGGACGAGGGCGACGGCGCCGCGGGCGTGCGTTTTCCCGCGGACCTCGTGGCCGACGAGAAACCCGGCACCGACGTCGGCCTCGTCGGCGTCGCGTATCCGCCGCCTCGTTCGGCCGGGAACAAGGGGCGCGTGTATGCGTGGCTCCAGGTGGGATCGATTCGCAAGGTCGTCGTGGTGCACGGGCCACGCGTCTACGTGAAGAGCTGGCGCGGCGGCGTCGCGCCCTCGGATCCTGCGCCGCTCGTCGAGCCCGTGCCGCTCCGCTACGACAAATGCCAGGGCGGCCTCGACCCGATCTCGGGCGCGTTCGAGCCTTCGAACCCGATCGGCGTGGGTTTTTCCAGCCAGCCCACGCGGCTGCTCGGCGAGCCTTGCCCGCAGCTCGAACCCGCTTCGATCGAGGAGGGCGGCGCGCCGTCGCACCCCTCACACGGCTGCTTCGCCCCGATCCCTGCGCACTGGGAGCCGCGGCGCTCGCGGATCGGCACGCACGACGCCGCCTGGGCGAAGGGCCGCGCGCCCGTGCGCCCGCGTGATTTTGATCCGATGCACCACGCCTGGAGCGTCCCGGGCCTGCACAGCGAGGCGCCGCTCGTCGGCGACGAGCAGATCGAGGTGGGCGGTATCTTGCCGGAGGGCGCCTGGCGCTTCCGTTTGCCCCGGTACACGATCACGTTCGGCAGCCTGATCGACGGCAAACGAGAGGCGATCGAGGCGCACCTCGACGGTCTCCTCATCGACACCGAGACCCGCGTCGTGGAGCTCACGTGGCGGGCGTCGATCGTCTTGCCGCGAAAATGGGAGCGGCTCGAGCGGATCTATGTGGTCGGCGTGGGCGCGTTGCCCGAGGACGTGATCCGCGACCCGGGCCAGCGCGTAGGGACGGCGAGGGCCGCGGAGCCGGCGCGCGCGAGGAGTGTGTAG